In Gemmatimonadota bacterium, a single genomic region encodes these proteins:
- a CDS encoding glycosyltransferase, translating to MKPKRPMRVLLLTRFYAPSPEVGALRPAKLAAALRAAGHEVTVVTATPAAAGLGGESLREIVRISPHPSPREWLLRTKALVTGTARTDERSTTSTTTLSSAPAHSGLLARARSLLLSFAWLPDDQQGLILPMVNAVVEAANDRRYDVLVSTAPPFSTHLAALVASTITGIPWVCEFRDPWIYAGSATSDMHPYASAVNRWLERLCLKRSAQVVAVTEQTGALLAARRSALSRPAPVVILNGIDRLESHEAATRIAGPVRVLHAGNLYAGRDPRPFLHAVARLRRAGALPSTGVQVDFVGEAERYDGISMQSLVDDLELTSIVRLRGRIPHQESLAMQHAADVLLLLAQRQPIQVPNKLYEYLGAARPIVAFVDEKGESASMLRRANGHFVVTEDTPDIDAVVRAALEAPINNWRPADRALLETWTTEVQFAHYEALLSRQFGGPA from the coding sequence GTGAAACCTAAGCGGCCGATGCGGGTCCTCCTGCTCACGCGATTCTACGCGCCGTCCCCCGAGGTCGGGGCCTTGCGCCCGGCGAAGCTCGCGGCGGCGCTCCGGGCGGCAGGGCATGAGGTGACCGTCGTGACGGCGACCCCTGCGGCGGCGGGTCTGGGGGGCGAGTCGTTGCGCGAGATCGTGCGCATTTCGCCGCACCCGAGCCCGCGCGAATGGCTGCTGCGCACCAAGGCACTGGTGACGGGGACGGCGCGCACCGACGAGCGCAGTACCACGTCGACGACGACGCTGTCGTCGGCGCCGGCCCACAGCGGGCTGCTGGCACGGGCGCGTTCGCTCCTGCTCTCCTTCGCTTGGCTCCCCGACGACCAGCAGGGGTTGATCCTCCCGATGGTCAACGCCGTGGTCGAGGCAGCCAACGATCGACGCTACGACGTGCTGGTGTCCACGGCGCCGCCGTTCTCCACGCACCTGGCGGCGCTCGTCGCCAGCACCATCACCGGCATTCCGTGGGTCTGCGAGTTCCGCGATCCGTGGATCTACGCGGGGTCCGCGACCAGCGACATGCACCCGTACGCGAGCGCCGTGAACCGCTGGCTGGAACGACTGTGCCTGAAGCGCAGCGCGCAGGTCGTGGCCGTGACCGAACAGACCGGGGCGCTCCTCGCCGCTCGGCGCTCGGCGCTTTCACGTCCGGCACCGGTGGTGATCCTCAACGGAATCGACCGACTGGAATCACACGAGGCCGCGACGCGGATCGCAGGACCGGTGCGCGTGCTCCACGCCGGGAACCTGTACGCCGGCCGTGACCCGCGTCCCTTCCTGCACGCCGTCGCCCGACTGCGGCGCGCGGGTGCGCTCCCGTCGACAGGGGTGCAGGTCGACTTCGTGGGCGAGGCCGAACGTTACGACGGGATCTCGATGCAGTCGCTCGTCGACGACCTGGAGCTGACGTCGATCGTACGCCTGCGCGGGCGCATCCCGCATCAGGAGTCGCTCGCGATGCAGCACGCCGCCGACGTGTTGCTGCTGCTCGCGCAGCGCCAGCCCATCCAGGTTCCCAACAAGCTGTACGAGTACTTGGGCGCCGCCCGGCCGATCGTCGCCTTCGTCGATGAAAAGGGCGAGAGCGCTTCGATGCTGCGCCGGGCGAACGGGCACTTCGTCGTCACCGAGGACACGCCGGACATCGACGCCGTCGTGCGGGCCGCGCTGGAGGCGCCGATCAACAACTGGCGACCGGCCGATCGCGCCCTGCTGGAGACGTGGACGACGGAGGTCCAGTTCGCCCACTACGAGGCGCTGCTCTCGCGGCAGTTCGGCGGCCCTGCCTGA
- a CDS encoding HAD-IIIC family phosphatase — translation MKLLDALRIINAPSDPDRPTRDFILATGFTPLALETFFHAELRERVAGANVRVSSGRFGDLPGNLERATAARPDGVALVIEWADIDPRLGMRGRGTLTNAEASAELLASAEESLTRLQRRIAALAEVAPVAVALPTLPLPPYFLDPSHVVGATRLKLHAIVAAFAATVGALPRVRVADVAAAGVAPDGRDVASELHAGFPYKREHASRVAAALAHALWPAPPRKGLITDLDDTLWRGILGEVGIDGVSWTLEQGAQVHMLYQQVLANLMASGVLVAVATKNDPAFVQEAFKRTDFVVPTDRLYPVRAGWGRKSVEVAEILRVWNIGADSVVFVDDSPLELAEVTAAHPGVEGLRFQPDNPAEVVALLERLTAMFGRDAVRAEDLLRAESIRNAAVLREAVEGQDADDVEAFLGSLGARLTVTINTDTSDARAFELVNKTNQFNINGRRYGEAEWHHALERPGAFLATVSYEDKFGPLGKIAIVTGARDGDGARIESWVLSCRAFARRIEHATMDILFERLGVDRLTLDFVRTPRNGPSVEFAAIFGDVPETSGDVVVTRARFAEVSPTLYHARSVNAEDAAGALGSAGGTSTAGAGQAAAGGA, via the coding sequence ATGAAGCTACTCGACGCCCTTCGCATCATCAACGCGCCGTCCGATCCCGACCGTCCGACGCGCGACTTCATACTGGCGACCGGATTCACCCCGCTCGCCCTCGAGACCTTCTTCCACGCCGAACTGCGCGAGCGCGTGGCGGGGGCCAACGTGCGGGTCTCCTCCGGGCGCTTCGGCGACCTTCCCGGCAATCTCGAACGCGCCACCGCGGCCCGCCCCGACGGCGTCGCTCTCGTCATCGAGTGGGCCGATATCGATCCGCGGCTCGGGATGCGCGGGCGCGGCACGCTGACGAACGCCGAGGCGTCGGCCGAACTCCTGGCCAGCGCGGAGGAGTCGCTGACGCGCCTGCAGCGACGCATCGCGGCCCTGGCCGAGGTCGCGCCGGTGGCCGTCGCCCTCCCGACGCTCCCCCTCCCGCCGTACTTCCTCGACCCGTCGCACGTGGTCGGGGCCACGCGACTCAAGCTGCACGCCATCGTCGCCGCCTTCGCGGCGACGGTCGGTGCGCTCCCCCGCGTCCGGGTGGCCGACGTTGCGGCTGCCGGCGTTGCGCCTGACGGCCGAGACGTGGCCTCGGAGCTGCATGCGGGCTTTCCCTACAAGCGCGAGCACGCCTCGCGCGTCGCCGCCGCGCTCGCCCACGCCCTGTGGCCCGCGCCGCCCCGGAAGGGACTCATCACCGACCTCGATGACACGCTCTGGCGTGGCATCCTCGGCGAAGTCGGCATCGACGGCGTGAGCTGGACGCTGGAGCAGGGCGCGCAGGTGCACATGCTCTATCAGCAGGTCCTCGCCAACCTCATGGCGTCGGGCGTGCTGGTGGCCGTGGCCACCAAGAACGACCCCGCGTTCGTGCAGGAGGCGTTCAAGCGGACCGACTTCGTGGTACCTACCGATCGCCTCTATCCGGTGCGCGCGGGCTGGGGGCGCAAGTCGGTGGAGGTCGCGGAGATCCTGCGCGTCTGGAATATCGGCGCCGACAGCGTCGTCTTCGTCGACGACAGCCCGCTCGAGCTGGCCGAGGTGACCGCGGCGCATCCCGGGGTCGAGGGGCTGCGCTTCCAGCCCGACAACCCCGCCGAGGTGGTGGCGCTGCTCGAGCGGCTCACGGCGATGTTCGGTCGCGACGCCGTGCGCGCCGAGGACCTCCTGCGCGCCGAGAGCATCCGCAACGCCGCCGTGCTCCGCGAGGCGGTCGAGGGGCAGGACGCCGACGACGTCGAGGCCTTCCTCGGGTCGTTAGGCGCCCGGCTCACCGTCACCATCAACACCGACACCTCCGACGCCCGCGCCTTCGAACTGGTGAACAAGACCAACCAGTTCAACATCAACGGGCGGCGATACGGAGAGGCCGAGTGGCACCATGCCCTCGAACGCCCAGGCGCGTTCCTGGCCACTGTGTCGTACGAGGATAAGTTCGGGCCGCTCGGCAAGATCGCCATCGTCACCGGGGCGCGTGACGGGGATGGGGCGCGCATCGAGTCGTGGGTGCTCAGCTGCCGGGCCTTCGCACGTCGCATCGAGCACGCCACGATGGACATCCTGTTCGAACGGCTCGGCGTCGATCGCCTCACCCTCGACTTCGTGCGGACGCCGCGCAACGGTCCGTCGGTCGAGTTCGCGGCCATCTTCGGCGACGTGCCCGAGACGAGCGGCGATGTCGTCGTCACGCGCGCCCGATTTGCCGAGGTCTCCCCAACGTTGTATCACGCAAGGTCGGTCAACGCGGAGGACGCCGCCGGCGCGTTAGGCTCGGCCGGGGGCACGTCGACGGCAGGGGCCGGGCAGGCCGCGGCCGGAGGCGCCTGA
- a CDS encoding VanZ family protein — protein sequence MLRARTAIRPFHEQLSASILPSDGQAISAYPLIHWERTIRRPTSLLAIVLAAAAIALLTLRTGVPPNATDVVPPWSCLVCGGGGGADALLNVALFIPLGAALVSAGLGVSRALLVSLVASTLIEVAQATIVDYRYPALGDVVWNSLGGVTGALGITRWRQLLLPDPRRAARQAWRALVGAAVVVAITVFAFRPIVPMGHYRIREFDRCVPPVVDRGPWLTDFRYGDVLVRRGDAVPAATLRDEWDGGQLRVTGRTNPGSCEDILSLVSSASGVPDEVAGMSRGLTSVSFRVRLRAIDLRLRQPWVSVPLDYVALYGSASAPVEGRYGRGRLSVGYDGRNGQHRSEMLVSAGLGWALLYPFADALRLKSSWMNFVWICLLTLPIGYFMFASLMGGVPRAHETPRHGTRGVVARVALVAAVMALSGIVAVGHVVPLEIAAALCGMIVGAGIHQVVRGVAETWSAAA from the coding sequence ATGTTGCGCGCCCGCACGGCGATACGGCCGTTCCACGAACAGCTGTCGGCCTCCATCTTGCCGAGTGATGGGCAGGCCATCTCGGCATACCCCCTCATCCATTGGGAGCGTACCATCCGTCGTCCGACGTCCCTGCTTGCGATTGTCCTCGCTGCGGCAGCAATCGCCCTGCTCACGCTTCGGACGGGGGTCCCCCCGAACGCGACGGACGTCGTCCCGCCGTGGAGCTGCCTGGTGTGCGGCGGAGGGGGCGGTGCGGATGCACTGCTGAACGTGGCGCTCTTCATCCCCCTTGGCGCCGCGCTCGTCTCGGCCGGCCTGGGGGTGTCGCGTGCGTTGCTGGTCTCGCTGGTGGCATCGACGCTGATCGAGGTCGCACAGGCGACGATCGTCGATTACCGGTATCCTGCGCTGGGGGACGTCGTCTGGAATTCGCTGGGAGGGGTGACCGGAGCGCTGGGCATCACCCGGTGGCGCCAGCTCCTGCTTCCGGACCCTCGTCGGGCGGCGCGGCAGGCCTGGCGCGCGCTGGTGGGGGCCGCCGTCGTCGTGGCGATCACGGTCTTCGCGTTCCGGCCGATCGTCCCCATGGGACATTATCGGATACGGGAGTTCGACCGATGCGTCCCCCCCGTCGTCGACCGCGGACCGTGGCTCACCGACTTCAGGTACGGAGACGTGCTGGTTAGGCGGGGCGACGCCGTACCGGCGGCGACATTGCGCGACGAGTGGGATGGAGGCCAGCTGCGTGTGACGGGGCGCACCAATCCCGGATCGTGCGAGGACATTCTATCGCTAGTATCTTCCGCGTCTGGCGTGCCTGACGAGGTCGCGGGGATGAGTCGCGGCCTGACGAGCGTCAGCTTTCGCGTGCGGCTTCGCGCGATCGACCTGCGGCTTCGTCAGCCGTGGGTGAGCGTGCCGCTCGACTACGTCGCGCTGTACGGCTCGGCATCGGCACCGGTGGAGGGGAGGTACGGGAGGGGGCGGCTGTCGGTCGGATACGACGGACGGAATGGGCAGCATCGTTCGGAGATGCTGGTCTCAGCGGGATTGGGATGGGCGCTGCTGTATCCGTTCGCCGATGCGCTACGCCTCAAGTCGTCGTGGATGAACTTCGTGTGGATCTGCCTCCTGACCCTGCCGATCGGCTATTTCATGTTTGCCTCACTGATGGGGGGCGTCCCCCGTGCTCACGAGACACCGCGCCACGGGACGCGGGGCGTCGTCGCACGCGTGGCGCTGGTGGCCGCGGTGATGGCACTGTCGGGGATCGTGGCGGTGGGGCACGTCGTGCCGCTGGAGATTGCGGCGGCGCTCTGCGGGATGATCGTGGGCGCTGGCATCCATCAAGTGGTGCGCGGCGTCGCCGAGACGTGGAGCGCGGCCGCGTGA
- a CDS encoding glycosyltransferase yields the protein MTAAAPRALDAGALSPTPRRIEMVVPSLVTAGMEMVVATLIRALARRGHEVGVTCTHEIGAIGEQLQSEGVSVALVPAPGVLTNFWPRDLARWFASRRPDIVHVHSGVWLKAARAARLAGGIPVVHTVHGLLDEEPWHERPIKRAAAQRTAAIVTVSEALRRDLLGRVGVTDPAPQVILNGIDTHRFAPGAHSTVLRRQMAVDDAALVIGHVGRMAPVKNQRLLLQAFARVAPTHPTAHLALIGDGELRGELEALVDALGIRARVCFAGEHREVAPLVADLDIFVLCSFSEGTSISLLEALASGIPCVATAVGGNVAVLDQGAAGRLVPSDDVEALARALDELLAAPALRHDLGRRARERALDAYSEAAMTRAYEAVYERALAARHAL from the coding sequence ATGACCGCCGCTGCTCCCCGTGCTCTGGATGCCGGCGCCCTGTCTCCGACGCCGCGACGCATCGAGATGGTCGTACCGTCGCTCGTCACCGCGGGGATGGAGATGGTCGTGGCGACGCTCATACGCGCGCTCGCGCGCCGCGGACACGAGGTCGGGGTGACGTGCACGCATGAGATCGGCGCGATCGGCGAGCAGCTGCAATCCGAGGGTGTGTCGGTCGCGCTCGTCCCGGCCCCCGGGGTGCTGACGAACTTCTGGCCGCGCGACCTGGCCCGTTGGTTTGCCAGCCGTCGACCGGACATCGTGCATGTGCACAGCGGCGTATGGCTCAAGGCCGCGCGGGCGGCGCGCCTGGCGGGGGGGATCCCCGTGGTGCATACGGTCCACGGGCTGCTCGATGAAGAACCGTGGCACGAGCGCCCCATCAAACGTGCCGCGGCACAGCGGACGGCGGCGATCGTCACCGTCTCGGAGGCGTTGCGGCGCGACCTGCTCGGGCGCGTCGGGGTCACCGATCCGGCCCCACAGGTGATCCTCAACGGGATCGACACGCATCGTTTCGCCCCCGGGGCGCACTCGACGGTGCTCCGCCGCCAGATGGCGGTGGACGATGCCGCGCTGGTGATCGGGCACGTGGGGCGCATGGCCCCGGTGAAGAACCAGCGACTGCTGCTACAGGCCTTCGCCCGGGTCGCACCCACCCATCCCACCGCGCACCTGGCCCTGATCGGCGACGGGGAGCTGCGGGGCGAGCTCGAGGCGCTGGTGGATGCGTTAGGCATCCGCGCGCGCGTGTGCTTCGCCGGCGAGCATCGCGAGGTGGCGCCGCTGGTGGCCGACCTCGACATCTTCGTCCTCTGCTCCTTCTCCGAGGGCACCTCCATCAGCCTGCTCGAGGCCCTGGCGTCGGGCATTCCGTGCGTGGCCACCGCGGTCGGCGGCAACGTGGCCGTGCTGGATCAGGGGGCGGCCGGGCGGCTCGTCCCGTCCGATGATGTGGAGGCGCTCGCGCGCGCCCTCGACGAGCTGCTCGCGGCGCCCGCGCTTCGACACGACCTGGGGCGGCGCGCACGGGAGCGGGCGCTCGATGCCTACAGCGAAGCAGCGATGACGCGCGCGTACGAAGCCGTGTACGAACGCGCGCTGGCGGCTCGTCATGCCCTCTGA
- a CDS encoding glycosyltransferase produces the protein MTTTLPSAAPVALQRIDRFVGRTMNWFYDHMRFVPRHRPVVICDVLENRAEFPELDAILLDPARLGPRIWNRLNKTSLFPPDASRLRRLQAKVFHSHLGYVATEDRRLVHSLDLPWVVSYYGADVYLLGRDPVWVRNYQWVFKRASKVLSLGPAMSAGLEAIGCPAEKIVIHPLGVDAVALRNQPRVRAPGEPLRILFAGTFREKKGARYLIEAAHVLKTRGVPLTLTLVGDAAGRPGDQQTKEEIFSLLAKYGLDSVCTQHKWLSFEKLIDVGLASHVFVVPSVTAEDGDAEGSPAVMGQMMATGMPTVATRHSDIPYTFGPYADRLVPERDPMALVERLQRYYDEPETMTREGLEYRAHILATFDTRICAGALSSVYDTL, from the coding sequence ATGACCACGACATTGCCCTCCGCCGCGCCCGTCGCCCTGCAGCGCATCGATCGCTTCGTCGGTCGAACCATGAACTGGTTCTACGACCACATGCGATTCGTCCCGCGGCATCGCCCCGTGGTCATCTGCGATGTGCTCGAGAACCGCGCCGAGTTCCCCGAACTCGATGCCATCCTGCTCGACCCTGCCCGTCTCGGGCCCCGCATCTGGAATCGCCTCAACAAGACGTCGCTCTTCCCCCCCGATGCCTCGCGCCTGCGACGCCTGCAGGCCAAGGTCTTCCACTCGCATCTGGGGTACGTCGCGACCGAGGACCGGCGGCTCGTGCACTCGCTCGACCTCCCCTGGGTCGTCTCCTACTACGGCGCCGACGTCTACCTGCTGGGGCGAGACCCCGTCTGGGTTCGCAACTACCAGTGGGTTTTCAAGCGCGCCTCGAAGGTCCTCTCGCTCGGCCCCGCCATGTCCGCCGGACTCGAAGCGATCGGCTGCCCGGCAGAGAAAATCGTCATTCACCCGCTCGGCGTCGACGCCGTTGCGCTGCGCAACCAACCGCGCGTACGCGCTCCCGGGGAGCCCCTTCGCATCCTCTTTGCCGGGACCTTCCGCGAAAAGAAGGGGGCGCGCTATCTCATCGAAGCCGCTCACGTCCTCAAGACGCGCGGCGTCCCGTTGACGCTGACCCTCGTTGGCGATGCCGCTGGACGTCCCGGCGACCAGCAGACCAAGGAGGAGATCTTCTCCCTGCTGGCCAAGTACGGACTCGACTCCGTGTGCACGCAGCACAAGTGGCTCAGCTTCGAGAAGCTCATCGACGTCGGACTCGCGTCGCATGTCTTCGTCGTCCCCAGCGTCACCGCCGAGGATGGGGATGCCGAAGGGTCCCCCGCCGTGATGGGACAGATGATGGCGACCGGGATGCCCACCGTCGCCACGCGACACTCCGACATTCCATACACGTTCGGCCCCTACGCCGATCGTCTCGTCCCCGAGCGCGATCCCATGGCACTCGTCGAGCGCCTGCAGCGCTACTACGACGAGCCCGAGACGATGACCCGCGAGGGGCTGGAGTACCGCGCGCATATCCTGGCGACCTTCGATACGCGGATCTGCGCGGGTGCCCTGAGTTCGGTCTACGACACCCTGTAG
- a CDS encoding VOC family protein, giving the protein MRLHHLGFVGRDLATLQRRFGAECEPLTEAIADPIQRVVVQFYRERASGDVWEIVAPLTTVEDSPLAGRIARGGGLDHVCYELEDGDGTIEAVVAAARAQGAQVTCPPVYAAAFERRVAFVLFRSGRLVEYVEPRPPGRVV; this is encoded by the coding sequence GTGCGCCTGCATCACTTGGGGTTCGTCGGGCGTGACCTGGCCACGCTGCAGCGCCGCTTTGGCGCGGAGTGCGAGCCGCTGACGGAGGCGATCGCCGACCCGATCCAGCGCGTGGTGGTGCAGTTTTACCGTGAGCGGGCGAGTGGGGACGTGTGGGAGATCGTTGCCCCGCTCACCACCGTAGAGGACTCGCCGCTCGCCGGCCGCATCGCCCGCGGCGGCGGGCTCGATCATGTCTGCTACGAGCTCGAGGACGGCGACGGGACCATCGAGGCCGTCGTGGCCGCGGCGCGCGCGCAGGGGGCGCAGGTCACCTGCCCGCCGGTGTATGCCGCCGCCTTCGAGCGCCGCGTCGCCTTCGTCCTCTTTCGGTCGGGACGGCTCGTGGAGTACGTGGAACCGCGACCACCGGGCCGCGTCGTCTAG
- a CDS encoding acyl carrier protein has protein sequence MALTFNVAPDSIADTAQQSDVAGWDSIGHANLVFGLEEEFEVHLSDDVMPTLRSFPVIVAHFQQQLS, from the coding sequence ATGGCGCTGACATTCAACGTTGCTCCGGATTCAATCGCCGATACTGCGCAGCAGTCCGACGTCGCGGGGTGGGACTCGATCGGGCACGCCAACCTCGTGTTCGGCCTGGAAGAAGAGTTCGAGGTACATCTCTCCGACGACGTGATGCCGACGCTGCGTTCGTTTCCCGTCATCGTCGCGCACTTCCAGCAGCAGCTGTCGTAA
- a CDS encoding lipopolysaccharide biosynthesis protein, whose protein sequence is MADLVSESPPPVSAPPPAAGLDRSLLRGIAWTGGAKWATQLLGWSSTLLVANLLGPDPYGLIGMASVFLGLVSTLTEFGLGTAIISLRKLSAEQNRQLNTIALALGVVGALLTCAAAWPLGWIYREKQLPMIIVAMSSTFVLSALRIVPTAQLQRDLLFRRLAILETLQSVVFAIANVVFALLGFGVWTLVIGAVVSQTVGTILTWMARPERFAWPRRDSLGGALQFSSHVLISRLAWYLYTNADFAVAGLVFGKSVLGAYTLAWQFASIPIDKISAMIARVTPAYFAAAQDDNRTMRGILLNITEGLAFLTLPATFGLALVAPEFVRLILGPEWSAAIVPLQLLSIYASYRSLVTVLPQVLTVKGDTKWTMWLGVWTAVALPIGFLIGSRFGPAGIAAAWIIVYPIFTIPLYKRTFAAIQLERGPYLHVLWPSLRGALAMAAAVLAARILLPQGMPNAWRTGALVAIGVVVYGAVTVYPQLGRMKRLLASVRGTGGGAAADAAAVAAATERDDAATA, encoded by the coding sequence ATGGCAGATCTCGTCTCTGAATCGCCCCCACCGGTCAGCGCTCCTCCGCCGGCGGCCGGCCTTGATCGTTCGCTGCTTCGCGGCATCGCCTGGACCGGCGGCGCGAAGTGGGCCACGCAGCTGCTCGGCTGGTCGAGTACCCTGCTCGTGGCGAATCTGCTGGGGCCCGATCCATATGGATTGATCGGGATGGCGTCGGTCTTCCTTGGCCTGGTGAGCACGCTCACGGAGTTCGGCCTCGGGACGGCGATCATCAGCCTGCGGAAGCTCAGCGCGGAGCAGAACCGCCAGCTCAACACCATCGCCCTCGCGCTTGGGGTCGTGGGGGCGTTGCTGACGTGTGCCGCCGCCTGGCCGCTGGGATGGATCTATCGGGAGAAACAGCTGCCGATGATCATCGTGGCGATGAGTTCAACGTTCGTGCTGTCGGCGCTGCGCATCGTCCCGACGGCACAGCTGCAACGTGACCTGCTCTTTCGCCGCCTGGCCATCCTCGAGACGCTCCAGAGCGTCGTGTTTGCGATCGCCAACGTGGTCTTCGCCCTGCTCGGATTCGGGGTGTGGACGCTGGTGATTGGCGCGGTGGTGAGCCAGACGGTTGGCACGATCCTGACATGGATGGCGCGCCCGGAGCGATTTGCGTGGCCGCGACGCGACAGTCTCGGCGGCGCGCTACAGTTCAGCTCCCACGTCCTGATCAGCCGCCTGGCCTGGTACCTGTACACAAACGCCGACTTTGCGGTGGCCGGGTTGGTGTTCGGCAAGTCGGTGCTGGGGGCCTACACGCTGGCCTGGCAGTTCGCCAGCATCCCGATCGACAAGATCAGCGCGATGATTGCGCGGGTGACGCCGGCCTACTTCGCCGCGGCGCAGGACGACAACCGCACCATGCGGGGGATCCTGCTCAACATCACGGAAGGGCTGGCGTTCCTCACGCTCCCGGCGACGTTCGGGCTGGCGCTGGTCGCCCCGGAGTTCGTGCGACTCATCCTCGGCCCGGAGTGGTCGGCGGCGATCGTTCCGTTGCAGCTGCTGTCGATCTACGCGTCGTACCGGTCGCTGGTCACCGTCCTCCCCCAGGTCCTGACGGTGAAGGGGGACACGAAGTGGACGATGTGGCTCGGCGTGTGGACGGCGGTCGCGCTCCCCATCGGCTTCCTCATCGGGAGTCGCTTTGGTCCGGCGGGGATCGCGGCCGCGTGGATCATCGTGTATCCGATCTTCACGATCCCGCTGTACAAGCGCACGTTCGCGGCGATCCAGCTGGAACGGGGACCGTACCTGCACGTGCTCTGGCCGTCGCTGCGTGGGGCGCTGGCGATGGCGGCCGCCGTGCTGGCCGCGCGCATCCTCCTGCCGCAGGGGATGCCGAATGCGTGGCGCACCGGTGCGCTGGTGGCCATCGGGGTGGTGGTGTACGGTGCGGTGACCGTCTATCCGCAGTTGGGGCGCATGAAGCGCCTGCTGGCGAGCGTGCGCGGTACAGGGGGCGGCGCCGCGGCCGATGCGGCGGCGGTGGCCGCGGCGACGGAGCGTGACGACGCGGCGACGGCGTGA
- a CDS encoding acyltransferase, with amino-acid sequence MPSESGGHVVQPRADARLPVGAPIKGAVNAAFTVLALPCVAWYHLWASVAPSRADVTMQGVSQLLGLVPGVIGGFVRRAFYRRTLRRCGAEVSIGFGTIIATPDVEIGEGVYIGPFCNIGHASIGDDTLLGSNVTLLGGTRQHGIARLDIPMRHQPGEYRRISVGRDVWIGNGAIVADDVGEQSVVGAGAVVTKPLAPRSVAVGNPARVIAERGSSEGGA; translated from the coding sequence ATGCCCTCTGAGTCTGGCGGCCACGTGGTGCAGCCGCGCGCCGACGCGCGCCTTCCGGTAGGCGCACCCATCAAGGGAGCGGTCAACGCGGCCTTCACCGTGCTCGCCCTTCCCTGCGTCGCCTGGTACCACCTGTGGGCGTCCGTCGCTCCGTCGCGCGCTGACGTGACGATGCAGGGTGTCAGCCAGCTCCTGGGACTCGTGCCCGGGGTGATCGGGGGCTTTGTCCGGCGCGCCTTCTATCGCCGCACGCTGCGCCGCTGCGGCGCCGAGGTCAGCATCGGCTTCGGGACGATCATCGCCACGCCGGACGTCGAGATCGGCGAGGGCGTGTACATCGGGCCGTTCTGCAACATCGGCCATGCCTCGATCGGTGACGACACGCTGCTGGGGTCCAACGTCACGCTGCTGGGCGGAACCCGTCAGCATGGGATCGCGCGACTCGACATTCCCATGCGCCACCAGCCTGGCGAGTACCGTCGCATCAGCGTGGGCCGTGACGTCTGGATCGGGAATGGGGCGATCGTCGCCGACGACGTCGGCGAGCAATCCGTCGTCGGGGCCGGGGCAGTCGTGACCAAGCCGCTCGCGCCCCGCTCGGTCGCCGTCGGCAACCCCGCGCGCGTGATCGCCGAGCGTGGATCGAGCGAGGGGGGCGCGTGA